The genomic region gttcagttaagaatctcacgccttgatttgtttgattggcttcatttagcacaaggcgctaatcgattaaaattgcttgactgatattataattattatcgaatttaaatggtttaacagtttgaataaacatgccatcactttaagatatgtctctaattgttatccatccctaaattactatgcattttgatataacttttaagctatgtttgtgttacccactgtttacaattgcttgttttcgcataaatgtatttttattataaataaaaaataaaatgatattttctaataatcgaataagtcatattacgaaatttagggtgcgtaactatgcccaataaatactcttccttctcttggggagatagcgtagccaataacaaatgaggtaaataagactttatgtaacaaatgaaaaaatagcattctgtaagcaatcccgcttggctcgatattctcgaggctcaaAGTACTatggccggtccctagaatatcgagccatcgagtttcgactgtaataaGACTCAATTGCATATTTCATGGATAAACAACAGCTGACCTTATTCCTTATTTTCCTGCGGATGGACTTGAGTGACCTCTCTTCCTCCTTGGTGAGTGGCATGTCAGTTGGAATGCTCACTCCCTCTCTAGCCAACAGATCCTTCTCCTCCTCTGTAAGTTTCAACTCTGGGAATGAGTGGCCAGAGCTCTTTGTGTCTGTCGACAAGTCTTTCATTGAAAAAGGAAGTGTATCTGTGTTGGCAGATACcttgatgattttgattgttttggTTTGGCTGCCATCTGGTTTGACAAATACATTTGTAGCAGTGTCAAAGGTCATCAGGTCTGAGTGAGTACCTACAACACACATGCACCAGAGAAATAAGAAATCTTGTTGAAATAAGAAATCTTGTTGATGTTTAGTGAAATGGGAAATCctaatttatgtaaaaaacgTCGCATTTTTTCAATTAGAAAGGCTCTCCAAAATGAGGAAAAATCCCTGCTGGCATTATGAAATATCATGATCTTCATGGCATATAATTGTACGTCTGATCAATCTTACCAAATCTTCAGACTGAAATCAGAGGGCCATTTCTAAATAAGTCCAACCATACAAATTATGTATCAATTCTCACCTAAATCAATGGACACATTGTCATCAAAGGTATTCTTCAATCCAGGAGTTTCATTCATGAGCGCACTTGGATCAATAGTGTCAAAGTTCATGTCAATATCAGCAAAGTCAAAGTTTTCTAGATCAAGTGCATCCATGTGCACTTGGTCTGGGCTGTTAGACAGCTGGTCACTAAGAGCAGCAGGGCTCATTTCTCCCTGATTTAAAACTGTCTGTGGACTAAAGTGGGACTGGTCACTTGCTGGAGAACCTGACATCATGTTCATATCACCACACAGCTCAGTCATACTGCCATATGATGCTCTGGGGGAGTGCCCTGACTCTACGGACACTCCACTATCACTGCTAGCTGGTGACTGTGTGGGTTGCATGACATAGTCATGGTCTGTGATGGTGCTGATTCTTGGAGAGTTGTCTGTTTCTTTCAGCAGGTCATCATCAAAGAAATCGTCAAAACCTCCTGTCATTAACCCAAGCGAggactgaaaatagaaaaaaaatgtatatcaatttaaaatatttatttcagtaaagaTCCAACGGTTTCAGCTTCATAATGTACCATAGTTGTTGTTTTactgttgatatacatgtgtttacaaTTGATGTACAATTGTTGGGatgattttcatatattttttttagaggATTTACAATAGTTTGAGTATTAAAACTGAATTTGAAAGATGAATAAATTACCAAATTGTCCCAATCAGTATCAACATCTTGTATTACAGTATAATCACAATTACTCAGTactgaaaaaatattaactgtATCCATTTTGCAGAATTTCAATAAGTTGTGATAGAATGTCTTCACATAGAATGTCTTCACCTTACACTTGATTGAATTTGGCACTAATGATCACATGAAACTTATTGAAGAAAGATCATTTCTATTTATAGATCACAGGAAATATGATACTTGTTTACATTATCGAAACAGAAACTATTATTCATTGTGAAAGTCCAAATTatggttttataaaaatgaacacttCAAATTTTCTACTGCAAATAAGCATTCAGATTTTGTGTACTGGTACGTTTGTTCATAAATTTAGGCTAGACACATATGACTTAATGAAATTCTTTCGGAAAATAGATGACTGGCAAAATGTTTATGATTATCTTACAAAGTCTAACGTGTGTATATCTGGGATAGTTTCCTTTGCTAACACTCCATCAGATTGGTCGAACAACAAATCCAAAATTGCTGTTGGCTGACCCGCCATGTTTCTAAGTTGAGGTCAAAGTTCAATCACTGAGTGACTTGTAAGCTATGACATCGATGGAAGCCACGTCACTGAAAACAGAGTGTgtgtattttatgaataaaaagcCTTGTAATAATAATCCCTTCCCTCTTCAGGCTCTAGACACTGAGACTTGTTTACATCCGGAGTCATGAGAACACATCAACACTTCAATATTGCGCATGTggtgaaataaattaatatatatgacatacatgtatatcataagcaagaaaaaataatgctCCCCGATGTATTAACCGTTTTTGCGgggattttgttttcaaaacaagacaaaataGGTGGATGATATGACACAACACGACTGACGTGTTCCGGAAGTTGACGtaatgttactatttttaaatattgggAAATTCAAGGTACCGGCTAAATATTTTTCGACTTATCCAAAGATATGTTCCGTATTATTATCGTACACGTAATAATAGTAATACTAATTTTGCGATGGCACCGGTTTTCCAGTACTAGGCCGCACACAGTATTAGATATGAAGactatatttatgtaaatatgtttgaaacaaaagtttgttttatcatgcaaactcttaaattgaattttgtattTCACATATTGAGCAGTAGTCTAATCAGGAAAACCTAGGTTTTTGATGATCGAATTGTTTTcaattcaaatgttattaaagTTTGCTAAGAtgtatctgggaccaataacactCCGAGGATGTATTAATTATGAGCAAACTTAAGTCATATGGCATATCATTTTAAGGAAGCGAAGAGATATTTAAAAATGGGGTTGAAAATAGATAGAAAATAGATATATGGCCAAGACACCGACTCATATACACaattatatatcaatgttataCATATTATTGCATTAAATGCCTGTATCGCGCCAATTTacggtttaaaaaatattttagaatccGGTTTGAAGAATTCTCAtttatcagaggtttgataatgatgtCTAATTAATTctgtacgcatagcatcatcgctctggtgtacgagaatggcTTAGATGTTAACACCAAAGTATTGCCGCAGTATTCGATTCTTTAGTTGTGCCTATCATTATGTATGGTTGTGACGTGTGTGGGGGGGGAtgagcttatttaccctcgccatcgggttatacccattcggcgagcacCGGTGGTTGTGACGTCTGGGGATTTTATAGTTTGATACgtccacggacctataaaccataggttaATAAATAGTTGATACGACAAAGAAATTTTTCGAATTGCGTTAAAAAGATTCAGACTCGGAGTGCCCATTCCTTGGAAATTGAAACCGAAAGACACACTCACATTATATGAGATACAAAACTATCTACTATTGTTgaatcagaaaatatttttttgtctttcatGTATTGACctgagaaataaatatataataaacagaTCGTTTAACACTATTAACAAATTTGTATCTATCTTATCTGGTTATAATATTACGACTATCAGGAACCTCGcgaattttgtatattttgccATATCCAAATGATAATATGTACTTGCTGCCGCTGTCtcttaatttgtttaaatgctacatacagtaacatttttattgtattgacatatgtgtgtgtatatgcTTGAATATGAGCATGTGTGTGTAATCACGTGTAACTtgatatacttatatatatgtttgtatgtcgATGTGTTtctctgtttttattttccttttttgttgCCATCTTTATGAAATTCGATTTTAATTTTA from Mya arenaria isolate MELC-2E11 chromosome 3, ASM2691426v1 harbors:
- the LOC128228221 gene encoding cyclic AMP-responsive element-binding protein 3-like protein 3 isoform X2, producing MDTVNIFSVLSNCDYTVIQDVDTDWDNLSSLGLMTGGFDDFFDDDLLKETDNSPRISTITDHDYVMQPTQSPASSDSGVSVESGHSPRASYGSMTELCGDMNMMSGSPASDQSHFSPQTVLNQGEMSPAALSDQLSNSPDQVHMDALDLENFDFADIDMNFDTIDPSALMNETPGLKNTFDDNVSIDLGTHSDLMTFDTATNVFVKPDGSQTKTIKIIKVSANTDTLPFSMKDLSTDTKSSGHSFPELKLTEEEKDLLAREGVSIPTDMPLTKEEERSLKSIRRKIRNKVSAKESRKRKMDYVDGLEKRVKKCTHENQSLQKKVETLEKNNMSLMNQLKKLQTIITLKSTRTAQASTCVMVLLLSFAFLVVPNFNPFRDADSMEEMKSIPVPGKSRNLLHKSAGDDFGVGDTNNPYGINVKPGAFWEQPQTPVMEFGKEIVDDIEIDGVELTGDTGTDLETDKHKEKVVFVQIEKSVEESNVTYVSNEEDYKTDHNYNSRGAIPPIDQGGQKRKQDL
- the LOC128228221 gene encoding cyclic AMP-responsive element-binding protein 3-like protein 3 isoform X1, coding for MAGQPTAILDLLFDQSDGVLAKETIPDIHTLDFSSLGLMTGGFDDFFDDDLLKETDNSPRISTITDHDYVMQPTQSPASSDSGVSVESGHSPRASYGSMTELCGDMNMMSGSPASDQSHFSPQTVLNQGEMSPAALSDQLSNSPDQVHMDALDLENFDFADIDMNFDTIDPSALMNETPGLKNTFDDNVSIDLGTHSDLMTFDTATNVFVKPDGSQTKTIKIIKVSANTDTLPFSMKDLSTDTKSSGHSFPELKLTEEEKDLLAREGVSIPTDMPLTKEEERSLKSIRRKIRNKVSAKESRKRKMDYVDGLEKRVKKCTHENQSLQKKVETLEKNNMSLMNQLKKLQTIITLKSTRTAQASTCVMVLLLSFAFLVVPNFNPFRDADSMEEMKSIPVPGKSRNLLHKSAGDDFGVGDTNNPYGINVKPGAFWEQPQTPVMEFGKEIVDDIEIDGVELTGDTGTDLETDKHKEKVVFVQIEKSVEESNVTYVSNEEDYKTDHNYNSRGAIPPIDQGGQKRKQDL